A stretch of DNA from Arachis hypogaea cultivar Tifrunner chromosome 19, arahy.Tifrunner.gnm2.J5K5, whole genome shotgun sequence:
CAACCCATCATTCACAACAAGATTTAAAGTATGAGCACAACATCTAACATGTAAAAACTCTCCCCTTAATGGATGTGAGTTCAAATCCTCCATTCTATTGTTCAAGTAAGAAAGTGCAACATCATTTGAACTAGCATTATCAACAGTGATAGAAAAAATTCGGGATATCCCCCAGCTCAACAAACATCTCTCAATCTTCCTACCAATTGTTTTCCCCTTGTGATTCTTGATAgcacaaaaattcaaaattcttttttgcaATTTCCAATTAGCATCAATGTAATGAGCAGTAAGGCAAAGATAGTTCAAGTTTTGCACAGATGACCAATAATCAGTTGTCAAACAAATATTTTGATTTGGTTGAGAGAAAATAGACTTCAACTTAATTTTTCATTCAAATAAAGCTTCCAACAATCCCTAGCAACTGTAGCCTTCCAGGAATTGGAAACTTGGGTTGCAAACAACTCGTATAATAACGAAAATCCTCCCCCTCAACATGCGAAAAAGGCAATTCATCCACAATAATCATTCTAGCAAGCGCTTGTCTACAACGATCAACATCAAATGACACGGCAGAAATTGAACTACCTATCCCTTTCCTATCATCTTTTACCACATCTTGAAAACAAAGAATCTTTTGGGTAGGATCTAATGCCTCCTTCGAAAATTTTTTGCATTGCGACAACAAGTGATTTTTCATGTTACTAGTGCCATTTTTATGTGTATCACATGCATAACTAGCCCCACACCAATTACATTTAGCTCAAAGATACTGTGGATTACTAGTTTCATCTTTAGTAAAGTGATCCCATGTCCAAGACCTAGGTATACAAGGTTTTCTCTTACCTTCGTCGGTCTCAGTTTCAGCAGAGTCATCAATGGGAGCTTCTTCAACAGCTCGCCTTTTCCCTCGACCTCTACTAGCAAGCTTCCTTGTGTTTCGATGAGGAGCTGGCACAGGAGGCAATGCAGTCGGAGATCTGATGCTTGTTGATTCATTCGAAATAGGAACGGGAGACAATCCAGTGTCGCCCATATTCTCACTTGAACTGACGTCAAACTAcataaacaaatataataaatcaaagatagaaaccagcaataaacaagcaataaacaaAACTGAACAAAACCTGATAATCTAAACAAGCAATAAACAAAACCAGCAATAAAAAACCAATAAACAAtcaataaacaagcaataaactaGCAATAAACCAGCAATAAACATAATCTAAAcagcaataaacaagcaaaacaagCAATAAACAAAACTGAACAAAACCTGATAATCTAAACAAGCAATAAAcaaaaccagcaataaacaagcaataaacaagcaataaactaGCAATAAACCAGCTGTGGAAACaagcaataaacaagcaataaactgAAACCAGCAACTGAAGTTTAACACAGAAACTagcaataaacaagcaataaacaagcaataaacaaAACTGAACAAAACCTGATAATCTGAACAAGCAATAAAcaaaaccagcaataaacaatcaataaacaagcaataaacaagcaataaactaGCAATAAACATAATCTAAACAGCAATAAACAAAACaagcaataaacaagcaataaaccAGCTGTGGAAACAAGCAATAAACTTAACAAAACctgataatctgaaaattaaATCAAGGACAGAAACCAGCAACTGAAGTTTAAATCAATAACCAACAATGCATCAGTAAAGTTTACCTGAATAGATGGCTCGGGCTCCATATGCACTTGAATCGGTGGCTGGGTGGGAGACTATGAGGGGCTGTCTTGATCGTGGGTGACCCTACAGAACCCAGAAACGCTGCTAGGTGGAGGCGGCGAGGTCGGAGGTAGCGAGGTCGGAGATCCTGTGTTGATTGTCGCCCGTCGGTGCTGTCTGCTGTGCTACCCTGTGGCTTTTGGGTCAGTGGGTGACTGGGTGGTGGCGAGCCAGGCGAGGTGCTGTGTTGAGGGATCTTCGTCTTCGTGGTGCACCGGCGGTGGGGGATCTTCGCCTTCGTGGCTTCGAGTCTCAAGGAGGTGGGTGGCTCAGGCAGTTGGCTCCGTGGCTGGGTCTGGGTGAGTGGGTGTGCACTGTGCAGGCCGCAGAGGACGAAATGTGGTGGCTCAGGCAGGCTGGCTCCGATCTGGGATTCAGGGGTTAGGTACTTAGATTTCCATGGGGATTTGGGGAGGGACTCGCGCAGCAGTAAGGAAGGTAACGCGTTTGGGGGGGGGGTGGGGtaggtagtttttaatttttagggttttgggaAGAACCGATTCGATTAGGGTTTTGGTGGTaagaaccgaaaaccgaaccgaaccgcaaaaaaaaatcgtaaaatatcatttttttcagtttttcgaTTTTCGATTAATTCGATTTTCGATTTTTTTGGTTCGGTTCATCGGTTTAATTCGGTCCGGATCGATTTTGAACACCCCTATCGTTAATATTTCTCAAAGTCATATTTAACGCCTAAAAATATGTCTCGAGAAACttcaaataaaaaacaataatcaACTTGCATGCGCCTAAACATAGTATTACCCATCATATTTCatccaagaaaaaataaaagtactttCAAATTACATCCAGTAAcgtaaaaaatttaagttttttttttaattttgtttctaatttcagTTTTCTGCTTAGTTGTTTTTGTTTTCTAGaactaaaattttcaaattttctaaaGGCTAAAATCAGGTATAGTTTAAAATGTTGGGACTTTGAATTGAACCAAACTTTATCTAAAGGCTAAAATCAGGTATAgtttaaaaaaagagtaaaatatcgtttttgtccccaacgtttgcggtaaatcctatttgtgtctctaacgtttaaatcgtcctatttgtatccctaacgtttgtaaaagtggttcaatgttatcctgccgtcaattacataTCATGAacactttagtttgagttttaaaaatctcttcttaaagttagaatacaaatatttgagatagaatcgatgatccactccgaaaaatagttcatttaaagttgaaactaattcctacaacatttacataatttacttttttagggacataattgaatctaaacacaaatagtgggtataatattaaaatcgaacacatcaaagtgagacctaattgagaatgaatacatacaAGTGAGAATAATGgaaaaatataatctaatttattagtataattgatagtaggataacattgaatcacttttataaacgttatgaatacaaataggacaatttaaacgttagggatacaaataggatttacccaaatattggggacaaaaatgatactttactctttaaaaaaaaaaactaaagttaAATTCGTATTATATTACTAGTctacttaaataaatattagaaatttaaattttgtcttgtgtatgtaataatttattgatcaacgataaatttttaaataaaacttcgATTtgcaaaatattaatttttaatttatctgGTCAAAAAATACTGTAAATAACCAAAAGAGATATTAAAAGAAGAGCAGGGCTGGGATTTTATTGAGCACAACAAATCACAgtgtttaatattataaaaatagatTGCATAAACTAATGTTGGAGTGGAATAAAGAGAAGTTAGAGATTAGAGATTTAAAGCATTATCTTGTTTAGAAAGGAATATGCTATGTGGATTACAAATGTGTTAATTATTGTACATTTGATGTTAAATGTTGGGGTGGTTAAGATAAAGCCTGTCGGGGAAAAGGTCAAGAGGatagaaaagaaaggaaattttGGCCTATGAGGACACTTCACAAAGCTAGTGCACTCACAGGGAACGAATCAAGGATTTGGTTGCATTTCCAATTTAAATATTTTCGGATATTTTTAATTgggtaaaatattaaattagttttttatatttaaacctaattttattttaattcttaagatttaaactattttatttgaatttaacaaaattttatttaaattcaatgtaATTTTACCGTAAAATTAACGTTAAATAATTAACAGTATCGTTCCACTAAATCttaatgtttttttaaaaaaaaatacaaattcgaGAGACACAAAATCAATAGCGGATACATCATCGTGAGTCAATGACTTTGGTTTGAGTACATGGAGAACATTTTTTAGAATTTGCTTTTCGCAGAGAAGTTCACCGGTAGCGACGAGGACAAGGCCATCATTACTTCTACCGCGAAAAACTCCCCTTGACCATCGAAGAGTTTAGTTATATAAGTATTCTacatttgaaaattgaattttgttcATTATTTAACATTGACTTTACGACATGACTATATTAAAActagaaaaaattattataaaaaactgttatgaaaatttaattaactaaaaagacttttaattttataatatttaaaaaaaagaaccaAATCTTTTTTGTGAAGAAACAAATATATTCttagattattttatttatttatttttttttgtaaacatattttttttagttatctatcatatttaaatccttaTTCTTCATTTATAACTCATAGAGACATTTGTTAGATCACAAAATGTAAAacctttttaaataaaatattttaaatcttagAGACTAAAACAGGATTATATCCAAACATATagaactaatttaatattttattttttattattatttctcactatatatctatttgatgaattaaaaattaatttattatagctAGATcagattaaaattttatttaagaataaattttGAGTTTCAGATGCTTAATTAAGTTAATCACTCGGCTCATTTAAATTTGTTTCACCACCGTCACccgttttcaatatatatatatgttaaattttttcaATATGGAAATCATTTATAAAGATAAGGTAATGAAAGTTTATGACAGCTCCAAAATTCATTTCTGTCGTAGGGTGCAACATGCATAATGCATCTATCTGATATAGTCTCAATTTCATATATGAATCGAGAAGATCTCGACACCATGTTGAACATTGATTGGTCATCACCCCGCATATAATCTTTTTGAAATATttcgttatttattttatttattattcaaaaaatattagcatctattagaatttattatttttaattattaattaattattaatatttaaaaatataaactaaaatatattattaaattattaaaatttaaaaattaaattaataagtaaaaatgataataaaaaataatattttttaaaaatttttttatattttttttattatcattgaccgtaaaatatgtttaaaataaacacaataattatgtatttattgaatATGCCACAAttatatagaccattagattatattagataaaaattaaaagttaatataaaagaagagtaatactctaataaatacaaaatattttaatacataattaaatattttaaataataatactttaatacataatattttaaatggtaatagaatattttatttttaaataattaaatataataatatataaatacaaaatatatgagtattttttatttattaagattaactattatacaaaaaaatttataatattaaaaaattatattaaaattatatttcaaactataacataaaatataaaataattaaaattttattttatattacttgacaactAATTAGATTAttgtattcaaaatttattaactaactacttttgttaaagatattattatataatataattttttatcaaaatatttttaaaatataatttatttaaaatattatatataatatataaaaatattaactttttcatttttttcaatttttttaaaaaacaaaataaataatataattctaaatacatgcCTATTACGTTATAcatttacttatattagtaagtgtaaaatctaaactaatcaaacttatgtaattaaaaatataaaacatataaatataaaaaaaatataaatatttttttatttattaaaattaattattatacacaaaaatttttataatattaaaaaattatattaaaataatattttaaactacaacataaaatataaaataattaaattttattttatattacttgataaataattagattattatattcaatacttaattaattacttttgttaaaaatattattatataatatattttttatcaaatatttgtctaaatataatttatttaaaatattatatataatacatgaaaattttattttttattttttttagaaaaattgaataaataatatgtacaaactatatatatgtattatatgTGTGTATTTAATAGTGACTGATATAAGAttgatatatattcttttattctttagacTCTCTAATGCATATACCACCTCATAGTTCTCTTATCTAATCTTTCTTATTCatatttatttgttataatattaagtagataataatttaaaattattttttaaatttaacatttatagtttcatatatataatatttataattatatatttataataagatattttttattttttattattttcaattattttttagtttttagttaaattttttattctcttactcgataatatatatatatatatatatatatatatatatatatatatatatatatatatatatatatatatatatatatatatatgagaaattgGTATACAAATatctttcacaaaatattttttatcatatataatttattaaaaatatattttgttaaatccaagagtaaaatatataatttttttagttttaatgtaacaaatttaatatattatttgatttcgatgttattataattatttaatatataaaaaaattaataaatatatattaaaaaaattatcatatattttattatataaaggtagaagttttttatttcaaaaaatataaaatagatcaatacaaaaaatataagtattttttattcactagaattaattattatgcaagaaaatttttataatattaaaaaattatattaaaataatattttaaactataacataaaaatataaaataattaaaatttattttatattacttaacaaataattaaattattatatttaaaatttattaattaattactttgttaaatatattattatataatataattttttatcaatatatttttaaatataaaatttatttaaaatattatatataatacataaaaatatttatttttatttttttaaatttttattgtgaTATTACACGTTTATTGTTTCTATATTTATTgtgatatataatacatgaaaatattacacgtttaatatttttaaaattaattttgtcaaaatatatttttaaattatatataatacataaaaatattacacgtttttttaaatattatataataattaattttgttaaaataatattatatattattttgaatAGATATGTTTACAAAtacttgaataaaaaattatgttatataataatatatttttaataaaattaactattaataaatattttttaatgaataatgtaattatttttaaataatataaaataatttaattattttcaaataatataaaataatttaattttttatattatgtaattaaaaataatactttataataattaatcttaataaataaaaaatatttttatatgtatttatatgttttatattcattttaaagtaaaagattatactttctacttttaaatattttgtgttaaaatatatttatttatatatatattaatatattctatatttataaagTCTATTAATactcattttttataatatttttttatttttatttaataatatctaatgtttgataaaaaaaaatgattcaTCTAATACACATAAAATAATTGAGTTGGTTTTAGATATACCCTTAAGTGTGGATCTAAACTGTATCTTAATATAACTATAAAATGATGAGACAAGAGTGTGCCCAATCACAATATGTCATCCTAACACAACTCAAATAAACCGATCAAGgttaattatttactattttagataaaaaaaaaaaagttgaagtaTTTGAAGAGCTTGGATCTCCATTTCTTAAAAGGATTCATTAGGGGTTGACAAATATATTTGTTAGGCCTTTTCCGTTCAAGTTTGTCACTAAATAAAGGAGACTGAATACATAATTTAGAAATGCCAAATCGTTCCATTTTTGAAAGGTCGGACTAGAAGTATTTATAAATTGAATTCGATtagcatatttttcatgtttatttaaatttgatttaaaaaatacgGATGTTGATCTAATTCATATACTAATAAAATTGAATTGCAATTTTAGGTAGGTATGCACATATTTacaaatttacaaaaataaataaataaataatttatgttttattttaattaataattattatatatattatattattttatttttattatttaaaaaagtatgtttaataatattttaaaaataaacatgtttaaaagaatgaaaaaagattatattatttaataaaaataatttttttttaatttttttatattttgtagatATATTTGATCTGCAAATATACGAAATCAAGATCTaagtttaaaaaatacaaatattaaatatgatCCGATGCAATGACTTTAGTACGGATCAAATCGATATTTTAATCTTATCTAACTCGATTTGCGTTCACTCTTAGATAGGATGAGTAAACGAGTCGACTAGCTAAAAAGAAACATCtaactttgtttttaaaaatgAACTCTTACTTGAGTTGTTGGTAAAGACAGGACTTATAGTAAGTGATCCATACCGAAATATTCAGCTTCAAGAGCTTTGACCGAGCTTATCAAAAATAGAATACGTAATGGCCGAATCTTCCTAACTAACCGAGTTCCAGGGAATCTTGCCAACTTACCGAGATTTTGGGACCAAACAGATAATATCCCTAACAGACCCATTAATAAGCTCAGAGTAACGGTAAAATGACTAAGCTCTCTCATCTATATAAGTCACCACCTAACCCCACTCAGGGGCACTACTTCTTCTGAATACTTAAGAAGAACACCACAATTCACAAAGCATATATTTACTGCTCTCTTTTAAagtattctcttttattcaggaatattactgacttgagcgtcagagtCCTTTTTGCAGGTTCCACGCCAGTCTCGCCCCAGTTTCGAGGAGCACTTTCCGAGTTATAAAAGAACTGTCCAGCCTGCCTGCAGATGAGCTATAATTCGGAAGCTATACTCCAGaacggaacatttggcgcccaccgtggggcccggTTATAAGTAAGTAACCCCATATCTTTTCGCTACCTTGCTCCCCTTCTTTGTTTTGCAGAAGTTTCCACCTCCAATATGGCGGACAACGGGGTACCCCAGCACACACAGGCCGAGCTGTTGGCAATGATAGCAGAGCTCCAAACTGAAGTCAGAAAGATGGCGGAACAGTTATCCAAAAACTCAGCCGGGAACAGCTCGCACACCAAAGGAGTTGAGTCCTTGGATGTTACGCCACCAAAAGAGAAGCTCACACTCGACAATCCCTTCTCAGAAGAGGTCATGAGCGTTTAGATGCCGAAAAACTTCGAGCTCCCCACCGGGCTAAAATCGTACAAAGGGTTCGGCGATCCTCGGGTGCACATAAAAAAGTTTCAGTCCATGATGTTTTTTAACAGTGCCTCTGACCCTGTACTTTTTCGTTCTTTTCTCACTTATTTAGACGGTGCAGCTTTACTTTGGTTTTCCAAGATTCCTGCAGGTTCAATCTCCAGCTTCGAGGACTTGGCGAGGTCCTTCATTGACTATTTTGCAGCCTCCCGAATATATGTCCACGGATTTGACTACCTCAGTACCATCAAACAAGGACAGCACGAGAGTCTAAAGGATTACATGACCAAATTTGCCAAGGCAACTATGGAGATACCCGACCTCAATCCCAAGGTACATCTCCACACGCTTAAAAGTGGTCTGAGGCCAGGAAAATTCCAGGAGACAATAGCTATAACCAAACCAAAGACCCTGGAAGAGTTTCGTGAAAAAGCAGCAGGACAAATGGAAATTGAAGAACTCAGAGAAGCTCGAAGGGCAGAAAAGCCTCAAGCTCGGCGAGAAGACGAGAAGCATAACAATACCTCAAACCAAAGAGATAGCAGAAAGCCTTTCAAACTGACACCTAAGTATGACTCCTACACCCAGTTCAACACCAAGACTGAAGACATCATCAAGGAAATATTGAATGCCAAGATCATTAAGCCACCCAGCCGAGCAGGTGCATATCAAGACCAAAGATACATCGACAAATCAAAATACTACGCGTTCCATCAAAAATTTGGCCACACGACTGATGAATGCGTTATCGACAAGGACCTCCTCGAAAGGTTAGCCAGACAAGGACACCTCGACAAATACATAGGCAGCAGAATGAAACCAACGCGACAGAACACTACTGATCTACAAACAGAACAAGGCCCGATCGAAAAAGCTAAGCTTCAGCCACCCCCAACAAGAGGAGTCATAAACTGCATCTCGGGAGGATTTGCTGGAGGGGGACACACAAACTCGGCCAGAAAGTGAAACTACCAAACCATGTTAATGGTGCAAACAACAAAAGAAACAGGCACACATCAACAATCCCCACCCCGCATTACCTTCGAACACTCCGAATATCAGGCACCGGCACCCAACCTGGACGACCCCGTAGTTATATCAATTTAGGCGGGAGATCTCCTCGTCAGGAAAGTACTGCTCGACCCAGGAAGCAGTGCAGACGTACTCTTCTACTCTACATTTCAGAAAATGAAATTAAGCACAAATATAATGCAGCCGTACTTAGGAGAGCTGGTCAGTTTCTCGGTGGAATGCGTTTCTATCTTAGGAAGCATCTGGTTGAAGATAACACTAGGAGAGCACCCACTTTGCCAAACGAAAGATGTGCAATTCCTAGTAATCGAATGTCCCAGCCTGTATAACATGATCATGGACAGACCATCCTTAAATTCCTTTTGTGCTATAGTTTCAACTGTTCACCTTTGTGTTAAATTTCAGGTATCCAGCAACACAATAGCAACAATACATTCTGATCAAACAGAAGCTCGAAGATGTTTCAATGAAAGCCTAAAGAATAAGTCAGCAAACAACTACAAGGACGAGCAACTAAAGGAACCTCATTAAGTAGCAAACATCTCATCCATGGCCGACCTAGATCCTCGGAAAGACCAGCAAAACAGACCCTCACCAACAGACGACCTGGAACAGGTACTCTTAGACAGTAACTATAATCATATTACTTACATCAGTCACTCACTTCCCGCAGGAACCAAACAACACATCATCAGCATACTTCGAAAAAATgccgatctcttcgcatggaccCCAGGAGATATGCTGGGCATTGACCCCAATCTAATATGCCACAAACTACAGATAGACCCAAAGACCTGACCTATAGCTCAGAAAAAAAGAAACATGAGCAATGAAAAAAGGTCGGCCTGCCAAGAAGAAACACAAAAGCTACTCGAGGCAGGGTTCATTCGGGAGCTGCGCTTTACAACATGGCTCTCCAATGTGGTTATGGTAAGAAAACCCTCAGGTAAATGGTGAATGTGTATAGACTTTATACATCTAAATAAAGCATGTCCAAAAGATGCATACCCACTCCCTTGCATTGACAAACTAGTAGATAATGCATCAGGATACaatgtttttaagttttttagaTGCATATTCAGGGTATAACCAAATACTAATGCACCCCAAGGGCCAGGATAAAACAGCATTTATTATTGAATTGGGAAATTATTGTTATAAGGttatgcctttcggccttaagaatgcaggtgcaacttACCAACGCCTAATGGACAAAGTTTTTAGAGACCAAATTGGAAGAAATTTAGAAGTTTACGTAGACGATATGGTGGTTAAAACAAAACAACCACAAAACCATGGAGATGACCTAGAAGAAATATTTAAACAAGTCAGGAAGCAtcacatgcgactcaaccccgaAAAATGCGCATTCGAAGTAACCGCGGAGGCAAAAGAACCCGGAAAAGTGCAAGGCAATAATACACATCCGAAGCCCTCAAACAGTGAAAGAGGTTCAACAGTTAAACGGCAGACTAGCCGCCTTATCCAAGTTCCTCCCAT
This window harbors:
- the LOC140182148 gene encoding uncharacterized protein, encoding MPKNFELPTGLKSYKGFGDPRVHIKKFQSMMFFNSASDPVLFRSFLTYLDGAALLWFSKIPAGSISSFEDLARSFIDYFAASRIYVHGFDYLSTIKQGQHESLKDYMTKFAKATMEIPDLNPKVHLHTLKSGLRPGKFQETIAITKPKTLEEFREKAAGQMEIEELREARRAEKPQARREDEKHNNTSNQRDSRKPFKLTPKYDSYTQFNTKTEDIIKEILNAKIIKPPSRAGAYQDQRYIDKSKYYAFHQKFGHTTDECVIDKDLLERHTSTIPTPHYLRTLRISGTGTQPGRPRSYINLGGRSPRQESTARPRKQCRRTLLLYISENEIKHKYNAAVLRRAGQFLGGMRFYLRKHLVEDNTRRAPTLPNERCAIPSNRMSQPVSSNTIATIHSDQTEARRCFNESLKNKSANNYKDEQLKEPH